The Impatiens glandulifera chromosome 3, dImpGla2.1, whole genome shotgun sequence genome contains a region encoding:
- the LOC124930930 gene encoding VQ motif-containing protein 4-like: MESSIQFQENQYRSMIPSQNSRTSETSNSSSISNTSNNGFHQQPATANPSTPTTPKPITRSTEPNNPYPTTFVQADTASFKQVVQMLTGSTGQTKPDPPKNPIPVIKTGQKKNPSSKLYERRNSMKNFKINPLPPGFTHGSMFSPRNPITPEILSPSILNFPSLVLSPVTPLLSDPFNRSPVNEVEKTEDQAIADKEFFFHPSPANTPREVEPRLLPLFPVTSPRVAGSSN, from the coding sequence ATGGAAAGCTCCATCCAATTCCAAGAAAACCAATACCGATCCATGATTCCATCTCAAAACAGTCGAACCAGTGAAACATCAAACAGTAGCAGCATCAGCAACACCTCCAACAATGGTTTCCACCAACAGCCGGCGACGGCGAATCCTTCAACTCCGACGACGCCAAAACCCATAACGAGGTCAACCGAACCCAACAATCCATACCCGACTACTTTCGTTCAGGCAGACACAGCCTCTTTCAAACAAGTAGTTCAGATGCTAACCGGATCAACCGGTCAAACCAAACCCGATCCACCTAAGAACCCAATTCCTGTCATCAAAACAGGACAGAAGAAAAACCCTTCTTCCAAACTGTACGAGAGAAGAAACAGTATGAAGAATTTTAAGATCAACCCATTACCACCCGGATTCACTCATGGATCTATGTTCTCGCCCCGAAACCCAATCACGCCGGAGATTCTTTCACCTAGTATACTGAATTTCCCGTCGTTGGTTCTCAGTCCGGTCACCCCTCTCTTGTCTGATCCATTCAACCGGTCCCCTGTAAACGAGGTTGAAAAAACAGAGGATCAAGCCATTGCTGACAAAGAATTCTTCTTTCACCCTTCGCCGGCGAATACTCCGAGGGAAGTGGAGCCCCGACTGTTGCCCCTGTTTCCGGTCACATCTCCTCGAGTCGCCGGTTCATCCAATTGA